The following is a genomic window from Malus sylvestris chromosome 12, drMalSylv7.2, whole genome shotgun sequence.
ATTGTAACTTgtacttgtttttttttgctAATAACTTGTACTCTTATTAGGAGAATTCTTACTATCAACCTAGGTATGTGACATGgtgattttataaaatttatctTTCTAATTGGTCCacttatatttgttttttcaaatcaATTCATTCATCCTAATAAAATTTAATACACATGCATAACATGTAACATCTTTCAAACAATTTACTTAATGAAGAAATTATCAACTATGGTGGAGTAGAACTTGCATGTCTTTTATTGTACATAAAATTCGTGCTTTGTAGCATTTGCAGGGCTATAAAGTTACCTACAACCAGTGTTATGCTATATTTTCTAATTTGGAGGAAAACTTATAAAAGACGGGGGTACAACCACTTTGTACTTGGGCCAATTCAATAACCATGACTCTAAAATTTTGTCCTACTCGCCTCTACACTGTAACACACTTAACATGATACTACCATAATCAGACAATGCTACTAAAAATTTTCTCCAATTCCATGTCCTAAAAAGGGGCAACCCATTTGTTTCTATGCAGAAGGGGTGTTAGAGGGCTGCGAAAGGTATAGTCGCACAGGGCTTCAAATTTGAAGGGATCCTTAAAATTTTTGTcactttatatttatatgtaataatattctatatttaaaattgtttttgttatgaaataatgttctatatttaaaatttgattttgttaGTACTTTAAAATCTCATCTTACACTCTTTATAagcgtaatttttttttctaaatacaaACAATTAGAGTACAATAAGATATTTTGAGTGCCAATAATACATCATAAAAGATGgtattttttcaatattatcATATAATAATGTTACATATCCAAGTGAAACTTTAAAAttagagtttttgaagtttgttttcttgtttgattgtttaagattgaactgcttttgattatttagtaaACGTTACGTTTGTAGctctttttacttattattaataacattttttaatttgcaatcaGTGAGTGCtaaactttgttttgatttaagtaatTATTTTCTAGCGTCAATACATTGTCCTACATTTTTTAAGACTTATCTTAAGGAGGGGCACTTTTATAAATTTCGCACGGGACCTTAAAAATCTCGTCTATGTTTTTATATGTTCTTCTTTCGAGTCCATCCCATAAACCAAAACACATTTGGCCAGCTAATCAAATGAACAAATGGCATTATCTCAATGGGTAAAATGTGAATCAAAAGTCCAAAACCATAATCTAATACTAATTTATTGTCTTGGGATTGGATTTTACCCAAATCCACCCACATTATCTGTCGCATATTCCGCATGCATGGTTTAGAGTTCAGACTTCAAATTTGAGAAGGTCGGTTGCCTCACGTGCCTAGTACGTGCATTTGGATAACTACTTCTAATTTGTGGGCTATATGCTTCAAGGCCCCATCCCTGCCGTTGCTTCAGCATATGTAGTGCAGTGGCAACTTACGAGCGGTTAGAATTTCCTGGCAGCCTGTGGTTCTTAACCTTTACCCGCCATTTCATGCATATGCTCGTGGGAAACaagaccccccccccccccccccaccccaaaCAAGTTGATGAATGTTATCATTGCAACACATGTGATGATGTGAGCCACCCCTATATATATAGTGCGATGTTATCCTCACATTCttatttatgtaaaaaaaaattaatgtatcGAGATTATACTCTGGTATAgcaagtgtcataatataaacatttgaaagaaaaaaaattcgagGTATCTAATCACTTTTAgtcttgtattatgacacttgttGTACCAGGTTATGTTTCACGGTGAAAAATCTCTCCCTTTTTACCCACACACCTTATGTTAATTGTTGCTTTTTGATACTCTCCAATTTCTTCGTTCCAAGAGCTTGAGAAATGTGTcagaaagttaaaaaaaatgtgtggatACACCAGCATatatgtatcataccattatgGTTAAAGTTAGGTGCACCGGGTTTTCTGTCACTTACCACTATGGCGTTCTAGACCACTAATATAAGTTTTAGAATAATGATAGggagactaaaattttaaaccaaattttgtaaactaaagaatgtggttgttgatgattagattattatttaCGTGTTAATTAACGTACTTATTGCTTATTTGTAATACATCATTTAAGTTGTAAATTTAGTTTCAAAGTTTGATATCCCTAACGTAATAACAGCCATGACATGAGTTTGAGAGATGCAAAATATCAAACCATAGTCGCAATACCATAGCAGAGCTAGTATAAGTTTCCCGTTTTATCCTTTTATAATTTACTATACTTTTTCAAACCAAAAACGCATCCGTAATTCAAATAtgataattaaaaaccgaaacaACCATAAAATTTTGACGATTCAAGGAATTTCCAAGTTGAAAACTTGCGAAACTTTGCAATAAATTACAAACATTTAGATCACTCTTTCTGTTGCAAACTTAAATCTCAACTTTTTTCACGGCATAAATACGTAGAAATTGACAGCCTAGCTGAAAtatctatcttcattttgaagGACTCAAAACTTGGATATTTTATTATGCATCGTAGAGGGTCCATGTtaagaacaaagtttaaaaacatGTCGGCACATACAACTCACCGGACGCGCATATTAAACCAACACGTGTCATCTAACCCATTTTTAAAACGTAGCTGTATAATCCATTTTCCTTTATtcggaaacaaaaataaatatattgtaTGTGCACCCAATGGTTAGCCTCCACGTGGTTCCTTGAGCAGCAGAAGTTGCAACTCTATGTGTATATATACCCTTCGCAGTTTCTGTCAAAGCAGTCGGATACTTCTTAGTTCTTGTTGTATAACCTCTCTCTACCCTTTGTagttttctttctcttgccgAACTTGATAAGTATGGGTTCAGCAACCTTCATCGACATCATCATCGCCATCCTCTTGCCACCTCTTGGTGTCTTCCTCAAGTATGAGTGTCGTGTGAGTGTTAATTTCTCTTTCGAGTCCGTACTTTATAGATGTTGTTTGTCATACAAACACTTATTACATACTAAAACTGCTTGATTGTTGATAATCTGTCATACAAACACGTATTACGCACCAACACCGCTCGAATCATCATGTCAGCGAAATTCTATAGATGTAACAGTCATACAGTGCTCGTATAACATCGTTGCCCTAATCTGTATATGGTCtgtgtttttgtatgttttggAACCGAATTTTCATGcagttattttttatgaggaaTTTTGATGTTTATATGTTGTGGATTGATGATTTGCAGGCGGAATTTTGGATCTGTTTGGTGCTGACACTGTTTGGTTACCTCCCTGGTATTATATATGCCATCTATATCCTCACCAAGTGATCCTTTCAATTTATGTAAGCACCAACTTCTCTATCGCTCAAATAtttcttgtttatttttttgttgtaaaagtgtgataCAGTAGAAATAGAATAGAGTGAATTGGAGCCTCGATAATAACCTCGTTAGAGATTTCAACGTCTCTGTTTTGAATTTGGATATGAAAATGAAAGACTacgtagaaaaaaaaataaagtgcttttaaaaagGAGCATCGATAATAATCTTGTCTTAGAATTCAACCGGATTTGTTTTGAATA
Proteins encoded in this region:
- the LOC126594079 gene encoding hydrophobic protein RCI2B-like, with amino-acid sequence MGSATFIDIIIAILLPPLGVFLKYECRAEFWICLVLTLFGYLPGIIYAIYILTK